A single Nerophis ophidion isolate RoL-2023_Sa linkage group LG26, RoL_Noph_v1.0, whole genome shotgun sequence DNA region contains:
- the cnga3a gene encoding cyclic nucleotide-gated channel cone photoreceptor subunit alpha — translation MAKVNSEISFSTRHRLSSPTSDEELAVIENGDSGSHRLCDENFERALSSKSKRNAFTGQGAMARLSYFFYMLRTWVFSRMNPEVIERHDSFLERFRGPELKDMSSRDSNGHSLGPNEALNRKNLASKWPLATYNMNNCNNTDDKKEDKKEVKKEEAKDDKKDGDKKGEEKKDEKKDEKKDDKKDDKKDDKKKEEPPKEIWIMDPAADMYYRWLTVIAGPVFYNLMMIVTRACFNELQERFTKLWIFLDYTSDFIYYTDTFVRSRTGYLEQGLLVKDGTKLRSKYRTTSQFKYDMISMIPTDLLFLKFGYNNPEFRFNRLCKISRLFEFFERTETRTSFPNMFRISNLVLYILIIIHWNACMFFAISKTIGFGSDTWVYPNISHPEYGRLARKYIYSLYWSTLTLTTIGETPAPVKDVEYLFVIADFLTGVLIFASIVGNVGAMISNMNASRAEFQAKIDSIKQYMQFRKVTKDLEARVIKWFDYLWTEKKTCDEKEVLKNLPDKLKAEIAINVHLDTLKKVRIFQDCEAGLLIELVLKLQPQVFSPGDYICKKGDIGREMYIIKEGKLAVVADDGVTQFVVLSDGAYFGEISILGIKGSKAGNRRTANIRSVGYSDLFALSKDDLMEALTEYPDAKKALEEKGKAILMKDNLIDEAVANAGADPKDLEEKIDKLQDNLDVMQTKFAKLMAEFTSNQTRMKQRVTEMEAKVKAIKPEDLSEVVADKDKKVQ, via the exons ATGGCAAAAGTCAACAGTGAGATTTCCTTTTCGACCAGACACCGCCTGTCCAGTCCCACTTCTGACGAGGAGCTGGCCGTCATCGAAAATGGAGACAGCGG GTCTCACCGTCTTTGTGATGAGAATTTCGAGAGGGCGCTGTCCTCCAAGTCCAAAAGAAATGCTTTCACAGGTCAGGGGGCGATGGCCAG GCTCTCTTACTTCTTCTACATGCTGCGCACCTGGGTATTTAGCAGAATGAACCCCGAGGTAATAGAGAGGCACGATTCTTTCCTGGAGCGCTTCCGAGGCCCGGAGCTGAAAGATATGTCCAGCCGGGACAGCAACGGCCACTCCCTGGGGCCCAACGAAGCCCTAAACAGGAAGAA TCTTGCTAGTAAGTGGCCGCTAGCTACTTACAACATGAACAACTGCAACAACACAGATGA CAAAAAGGAGGACAAAAAAGAGGTCAAAAAAGAGGAGGCGAAGGATGATAAGAAGGATGGCGACAAAAAGGGAGAGGAGAAGAAAGATGAGAAGAAGGACGAGAAGAAGGATGATAAAAAGGACGATAAAAAAGATGATAAAAAGAAGGAGGAGCCTCC GAAGGAGATCTGGATCATGGACCCGGCAGCCGACATGTACTACAGGTGGCTCACGGTCATCGCTGGACCCGTCTTTTACAACCTCATGATGATTGTCACCAG AGCCTGTTTCAACGAACTCCAGGAACGCTTCACCAAACTCTGGATCTTCCTGGACTACACCTCGGACTTCATTTACTACACAGATACGTTCGTCAGGTCCAGAACAG GTTACCTGGAGCAAGGCCTGCTGGTGAAGGACGGCACTAAGCTAAGGAGCAAATACAGGACGACCTCTCAGTTCAAGTACGACATGATTTCCATGATCCCCACCGATTTACTTTTCTTAAAATTTGGCTACAACAACCCCGAGTTCCGGTTCAACCGCCTTTGCAAGATATCCAGGCTTTTTGAGTTCTTTGAGAGGACAGAAACCAGGACCAGCTTTCCCAACATGTTCCGTATCAGCAATCTTGTACTCTACATTCTCATCATCATCCATTGGAACGCTTGCATGTTCTTTGCCATCTCCAAAACCATCGGTTTTGGGTCGGACACTTGGGTGTATCCGAACATCAGCCATCCTGAGTACGGTCGTCTGGCCAGGAAGTACATCTACTCGCTGTACTGGTCAACGCTGACCCTCACCACCATCGGGGAAACGCCTGCACCAGTGAAAGACGTGGAGTACCTCTTTGTCATCGCCGATTTCCTCACCGGCGTACTGATCTTCGCTAGTATCGTCGGTAACGTCGGCGCCATGATCTCCAACATGAACGCCTCCCGTGCCGAGTTCCAGGCCAAGATCGACTCCATCAAGCAGTACATGCAGTTCCGAAAGGTCACCAAAGACCTGGAGGCCAGGGTCATCAAGTGGTTTGACTACCTGTGGACGGAAAAGAAAACCTGCGACGAGAAGGAGGTCTTGAAGAACCTACCGGACAAACTCAAGGCCGAGATCGCCATTAACGTGCATTTGGATACACTCAAGAAAGTGCGCATTTTCCAGGATTGTGAGGCGGGACTTCTTATCGAGCTGGTGCTCAAGCTGCAGCCTCAAGTCTTCAGTCCTGGTGATTACATTTGCAAGAAGGGAGACATCGGCAGGGAGATGTACATCATCAAGGAGGGAAAGCTGGCCGTGGTGGCCGATGATGGAGTCACCCAGTTTGTAGTGCTCAGTGATGGGGCCTACTTCGGGGAAATCAGTATTCTGGGCATCAAGGGCAGCAAGGCGGGGAACCGAAGAACTGCCAACATCAGAAGTGTTGGTTACTCCGACCTCTTTGCTCTCTCAAAGGACGACCTGATGGAGGCGCTCACTGAGTACCCAGACGCCAAGAAGGCCCTGGAGGAGAAAGGAAAGGCCATCCTCATGAAAGACAACCTCATCGACGAGGCAGTGGCCAACGCTGGTGCCGACCCCAAAGACCTGGAGGAGAAGATTGACAAGTTGCAGGACAACCTGGACGTCATGCAGACCAAGTTTGCCAAGCTGATGGCTGAGTTCACCTCCAACCAGACTAGGATGAAGCAGAGGGTCACAGAGATGGAGGCCAAGGTGAAGGCCATCAAACCTGAGGACCTGTCTGAAGTAGTAGCTGACAAGGACAAGAAAGTCcagtaa